TCTTGTTGTAATTTAGCAATTTCATTTTCCAATTCCCGTGCTTTGATTTTTTGCTTACGGATATTCGGATTTTTAACTAAGTTGTCGTATTCTGCAGTGATATCGATATAAGAGAAGGGAACGCCGTATTCTTTTTCGACACTGTAAGGGCTAAATAAATACATATCTTCGTTGTTACGGGTTAACTCGTAAAATTTATCGGGAACTAATACACCTAGGGATAAAGTTTTCACACGGATTTTTTCATCGGCGTTTTCTTTTTTTGCCGATAAGAAAGCCATAATATCCGGATGGAAGACATTTAAGTAAACTACCCCTGCACCTTGTCGTTGCCCCAATTGATTCGAGTAGCTAAAGGAATCTTCAAATAATTTCATAACCGGCATTACACCACTTGCAGCACCCTCATAGCCTTTAATTGGCGCTCCGGCTTCCCGCAAGTTGGATAATGTAATCCCGACTCCTCCGCCAATTCGAGAAAGTTGCAATGCAGAATTTAAGCCGCGGCCGATTGAATTCATATCATCGGTAATTTGAATTAGAAAACAAGACACTAATTCTCCTCGGCGTTTGCGTCCTGCGTTCAAAAAAGAAGGCGTTGCGGGTTGATAACGTTGATGAATCATTTCATCGGCTAAAGTTAACGCCAACTCTTCATCGCCTGCAGCAAAATACAAGGCGTTAATTGCGACACGATCTTCGTAATTTTCTAAATAAAAAGCACCATCATTGGTTTTTAAGGCATATTGCGAATAAAATTTATAGGCTGCCATAAACGATTTGAAGGTGAAGTTTTGGGCTAATAAAAAGTCGTATAATTTTGTAATAAATGCAGCAGAATAATGTGTTAGAAACTCTGCTTCCAAATAATCTTGCGCTACAAGATATTCCAGTTTTTCATTAAATGTAGCGAATTGCTTGGTATTTGGTAACACATTTTCCTTGAAAAAAGCTTGCAGAGCTTCTTGATCTTTGTTTAATGGAATTTGACCATTAACAGGGCGATTGATTTCGTTATTTAGTTTGTAGTAACTAACATCTTTTAACTCTTTTAAACTCATGGAAGGACCAACTTTCTTTTTTTTTAGGCTCTAAAAAATAAAAAAATGCGAAAAAAAGGAGGTGTCCCCGTAAATTGCAAAATACGCTTGTATAACTGGTAAAAATAATTTTCCACTATTTTGTAAAATAAAATCTGCCAGTTAGACTGCTGCTATTTTGTCTAGGATACAACCTCGGTTAAATGCGTTTAAGAAGCAAGACTACGTAATTGGTCCGGTCTAAAACCGATGATTGTTGTTTCACCAGCAGTTGTTACCGGCACACTTTTGAAACCTTGTTCTTTTAGAAAGTTCAATGCGTTTGGCTCTTCATCTATGTTAACTTCTTTAAAACTGACATGATTCTCAGTTAAAAAGCGTTTTGTCATTTTACATTGCATGCAGTTGTTTTTTGAAAATAATGTAATCGTCATGATAATGCCCCCTTAATTCTTTATATTCTCAGTATAGAGAAGTAAAACTAAAAGTCAAACGAAAAACACTAGATATTGTGTTTTGTAATAATAAACACACTATACATTGTGGTTTTGGGGTAGACAAGTTGAAAAGATAGCAGAAGGACAAGTTTTCTTTTCTATTTTCATGATGAGAATAGAAAATGGTCTAGTTCTAAATTAGAATAATTATTAATATGTGAAAAATATTACAATATTTTAAATTTGATTGACTTTGCT
The DNA window shown above is from Enterococcus montenegrensis and carries:
- the nrdH gene encoding glutaredoxin-like protein NrdH, with product MTITLFSKNNCMQCKMTKRFLTENHVSFKEVNIDEEPNALNFLKEQGFKSVPVTTAGETTIIGFRPDQLRSLAS